One region of Sphingomonas kaistensis genomic DNA includes:
- the scpB gene encoding SMC-Scp complex subunit ScpB, with protein MSGDRYDRAVEAVLFAAAEPLRVQDIVAHAGDGDVGAALAAIQALYADRGIRLVERGGRWHFETAPDLAHLLRRTREEPRKLGRAATETLSIIAYHEPVSRAEIEAIRGVQTSKGTLDVLMEAGWVRPAGRRDGPGRPLLYATTAEFLSHFGLTSRRDLPGIDDLRAAGLLEAPQSVIPGLQLESGDEED; from the coding sequence ATGAGCGGCGACCGCTACGACCGGGCGGTGGAAGCGGTGCTGTTCGCCGCTGCCGAACCGCTTCGGGTCCAGGACATCGTCGCCCATGCCGGCGACGGCGACGTCGGTGCCGCGCTTGCCGCCATCCAGGCGCTCTATGCCGATCGCGGCATCCGCCTGGTCGAGCGGGGCGGGCGCTGGCACTTCGAAACCGCGCCCGACCTCGCCCACCTCCTGCGCCGGACGCGCGAGGAGCCGCGCAAGCTGGGCCGCGCCGCGACCGAGACGCTCAGCATTATCGCCTATCACGAGCCCGTCAGCCGGGCCGAGATCGAGGCGATCCGCGGGGTCCAGACGTCCAAGGGCACGCTGGATGTGCTGATGGAAGCGGGGTGGGTGCGGCCGGCCGGGCGCCGCGACGGCCCGGGGCGACCGCTGCTTTACGCCACCACGGCAGAGTTCCTGTCCCATTTCGGGCTGACGAGCCGCCGCGACCTGCCGGGAATCGACGATTTGCGCGCCGCCGGGCTCCTGGAGGCCCCGCAGAGCGTTATACCGGGACTGCAACTAGAAAGCGGCGATGAAGAGGACTAG
- the tatC gene encoding twin-arginine translocase subunit TatC gives MNDLDESKAPLFDHLVELRKRLLICIAVLVVAFFACYAFARPIFAVLIQPLKDAGETRVIYTDVFEAFWVQVKVGLFAALMICFPVIATQGWRFVAPGLYAKEKRAVLPFLLLTPVFFGGGAAFAYYLAMPWALHFLLGFQGDIGGVSQEALPGVGNYLSFVTRFLFGFGVAFLLPILLMLLERAGLVTAAQLAAKRRYAIVGAFALSAVLTPPDAISQLMLAIPLWMLYESSIIAIRLTHWRASRREPQSASPGE, from the coding sequence GTGAACGACCTCGACGAGAGTAAGGCGCCCTTATTCGACCATCTGGTCGAGCTGCGGAAGCGGCTGCTCATCTGCATCGCCGTGCTCGTGGTGGCGTTCTTCGCCTGCTACGCCTTTGCCCGCCCGATCTTCGCGGTCCTGATCCAGCCGCTCAAGGACGCCGGCGAGACGCGGGTGATTTACACCGACGTGTTCGAAGCCTTCTGGGTGCAGGTGAAGGTCGGTCTGTTCGCGGCGCTAATGATCTGCTTCCCGGTGATCGCGACGCAAGGCTGGCGGTTCGTCGCGCCCGGCCTCTACGCCAAGGAGAAGAGGGCGGTCCTGCCGTTCCTGCTCCTGACCCCGGTCTTCTTCGGCGGCGGGGCTGCCTTTGCCTATTATCTCGCTATGCCGTGGGCGCTGCATTTCCTGCTCGGGTTCCAGGGCGACATCGGCGGGGTCAGCCAGGAAGCGTTGCCGGGGGTCGGCAATTACCTGTCCTTCGTGACCCGCTTCCTGTTCGGCTTCGGGGTCGCCTTCCTCCTGCCGATCCTGCTCATGCTTCTGGAACGGGCAGGACTGGTCACTGCGGCCCAGCTGGCGGCCAAGCGCCGCTACGCCATCGTGGGTGCGTTCGCGCTCTCGGCGGTTCTCACCCCACCCGACGCGATCAGCCAGCTGATGCTCGCGATCCCGTTGTGGATGCTCTACGAAAGCTCGATCATCGCCATCCGCTTGACCCATTGGCGGGCGAGCCGGCGGGAGCCGCAATCCGCTTCACCCGGCGAGTAA
- a CDS encoding Sec-independent protein translocase subunit TatA/TatB encodes MFGVDSTELLIIALAALVFIGPKELPGAMRQVGRWVGRARAHARHFTAGIENMMREAELEEMEKRWREENERIMRDHPVAAPYPGAAEAVSSPLPAPEPSPAPEPSPAVEEERTPPAPSLAPDEPGLPLPEPEHQRRELP; translated from the coding sequence ATGTTCGGCGTCGATTCGACGGAGCTGTTGATCATCGCGCTTGCAGCGCTTGTGTTCATCGGACCCAAGGAGCTGCCGGGCGCGATGCGGCAGGTCGGCCGCTGGGTCGGCCGGGCCCGCGCCCATGCGCGCCATTTCACCGCCGGCATCGAGAACATGATGCGCGAAGCGGAGCTGGAGGAAATGGAAAAGCGCTGGCGCGAGGAAAATGAACGCATCATGCGCGATCACCCGGTGGCAGCCCCGTATCCCGGAGCCGCCGAGGCGGTGAGCAGCCCCTTGCCCGCTCCGGAGCCTTCGCCCGCCCCGGAGCCTTCGCCTGCCGTTGAGGAGGAGCGCACGCCCCCCGCGCCCAGTCTCGCGCCAGACGAGCCCGGGCTTCCGTTGCCCGAGCCCGAGCACCAGCGGCGCGAGCTGCCGTGA
- a CDS encoding sensor histidine kinase, with the protein MTSLKNWFRQLPTAGRLLLFMSAALFPLGLVLVAAASSGINQANTALSSRARDQGQLAVRAIDGLIARNLLALRIAANGELGAEGDPCDRVRRALDAAPNAPENFLLSDPLGTRICWRGRPDDGGRPTVLVAPQEVRMWLVPERGRLFYKVGIVGGSVTGSIDREQFRTALSAARAGTSGLTLVAAGGGELQISDEGERSGNLGPDMTITSFRQPIANGQIDVAVDVPSEHIASVDRLLILLPLLMWIVAALLSWLVVRTFLLSPLRKISQSIAAHEPGSGPLQLPARLGSAIEIRELGASFTRAVERIEQSEKDMGEALEGQRKLVREVHHRVKNNLQVVASLLNIHRRSAKSDDAQNAYSSIGRRVDALAVVHRNHFAELEENRGIALRPLISELASNLRGSAPDSARRLDINLDLESLNTTQDVAVATAFLTTEIVEHAMLTRPDAPVTLTLHRISDSSARFTLATGALASDIASQAEHQQFERIIAGLAKQLRSVLERTEGHYSVDLPVFAPRPQV; encoded by the coding sequence ATGACATCCCTGAAAAACTGGTTCCGGCAGCTTCCCACCGCCGGAAGGCTGCTGCTTTTCATGAGCGCGGCCCTGTTTCCGCTGGGGCTGGTGCTGGTTGCTGCGGCAAGCAGCGGGATCAACCAGGCCAATACCGCACTTTCCTCACGCGCAAGGGACCAGGGTCAGCTGGCGGTGCGCGCCATCGACGGCCTGATCGCCCGCAACCTGCTTGCACTCCGGATCGCAGCCAATGGCGAGCTCGGCGCGGAGGGGGATCCCTGCGACCGGGTCAGGCGCGCGCTCGACGCGGCCCCCAACGCGCCCGAGAATTTCCTGCTGTCTGACCCGCTCGGAACCCGCATCTGCTGGCGCGGCAGGCCCGACGACGGCGGCCGCCCGACGGTGCTGGTGGCGCCGCAGGAAGTCCGCATGTGGCTCGTCCCCGAACGCGGCCGGCTGTTCTACAAGGTCGGGATCGTCGGTGGTTCGGTGACCGGCTCGATCGATCGGGAGCAGTTCCGCACGGCGCTCAGCGCTGCCCGGGCCGGGACCTCCGGGCTTACGCTGGTCGCCGCAGGCGGCGGCGAGCTCCAGATCAGCGACGAGGGCGAGCGGAGCGGCAACCTTGGTCCGGACATGACGATCACGAGCTTCCGGCAGCCGATCGCGAACGGGCAGATCGACGTCGCGGTGGATGTTCCGAGCGAGCATATCGCGTCGGTCGACCGGTTGCTGATCCTGCTTCCACTGTTGATGTGGATCGTTGCCGCCCTGCTCAGCTGGCTGGTGGTCCGCACCTTCCTGCTGTCGCCGCTGCGCAAGATCAGCCAGTCGATCGCTGCCCACGAGCCGGGATCGGGCCCGCTGCAGCTGCCCGCGCGGCTCGGATCCGCGATCGAGATCCGCGAGCTCGGCGCCTCCTTCACCCGCGCGGTGGAACGGATCGAGCAGAGCGAAAAGGACATGGGCGAGGCGCTGGAGGGCCAGCGCAAGCTGGTCCGCGAAGTGCATCACCGCGTGAAGAACAACCTCCAGGTGGTCGCGTCGCTGCTCAACATCCATCGCCGCAGCGCCAAGTCGGACGATGCGCAGAACGCTTATTCCTCAATCGGGCGGCGGGTCGACGCACTTGCCGTGGTGCACCGCAACCATTTCGCCGAGCTGGAGGAAAATCGCGGGATCGCGCTTCGTCCGCTGATCAGCGAACTGGCCTCCAACCTGCGCGGCAGCGCGCCCGACAGCGCCCGCCGGCTCGACATCAACCTCGATCTCGAAAGCCTCAACACCACGCAGGACGTGGCGGTCGCGACGGCGTTCCTCACCACCGAGATCGTCGAACATGCGATGCTGACGCGCCCCGACGCGCCGGTCACGCTGACCCTGCACCGGATCAGCGACAGCAGCGCGCGCTTCACCCTCGCCACCGGTGCCCTGGCGAGCGACATCGCCAGCCAAGCCGAGCACCAGCAATTCGAACGGATCATCGCCGGACTGGCCAAGCAGCTCCGCTCGGTGCTGGAGCGGACCGAAGGGCACTACAGCGTCGATCTCCCGGTCTTCGCGCCTCGCCCGCAGGTCTAA
- a CDS encoding segregation and condensation protein A, with product MSLLEDTPDDTLQLSLGAWEGPLDLLLNLARAQKVDLHEISILTLVEQYLDFLENARALRLEVAADYLVMAAWLAYLKSCLLLPKDPTQDPSPEELAALLQLRLQRLDAMREAGARLMGRDRLGRDVFTRGQPEGLRQIRKSRWQVSLFELAAAYGQVRARSAPVMHVVARRAVVTLEEAIERVSSLIGSAIDWTVLELFLEPTADPERARSALASSFVAALELARQGRVELRQAQPFAPLELRRAQR from the coding sequence ATGAGCCTGCTCGAGGATACGCCGGACGACACTCTTCAGCTCAGCCTCGGCGCGTGGGAGGGGCCGCTCGACCTGCTGCTCAACCTCGCCCGGGCCCAGAAGGTCGACCTGCACGAGATCTCGATCCTGACCCTGGTCGAGCAATATCTCGACTTCCTGGAGAATGCCCGCGCACTGCGCCTCGAGGTCGCTGCCGATTACCTGGTGATGGCGGCCTGGCTCGCCTACCTCAAATCCTGCCTGCTGCTGCCCAAGGATCCGACCCAGGACCCGAGCCCCGAGGAACTGGCCGCCTTGCTCCAGCTACGTCTGCAGCGGCTCGACGCGATGCGCGAGGCCGGGGCGCGCCTGATGGGACGCGACCGCCTGGGACGCGACGTCTTCACTCGCGGCCAGCCCGAAGGATTGCGCCAGATCCGCAAGTCGCGCTGGCAGGTGTCGCTGTTCGAACTTGCCGCGGCTTACGGACAGGTCCGCGCCCGCTCCGCGCCGGTAATGCACGTCGTCGCGCGCCGGGCGGTGGTGACGCTGGAGGAGGCGATCGAGCGGGTGTCGTCGCTGATCGGAAGCGCGATCGACTGGACGGTGCTGGAGCTGTTCCTCGAACCGACCGCCGATCCGGAGCGGGCCCGGTCGGCGCTCGCCTCGTCCTTCGTCGCCGCGCTCGAGCTGGCGCGGCAGGGCCGGGTGGAGCTTCGCCAGGCCCAGCCATTCGCCCCCCTCGAACTGCGGCGGGCACAGCGATGA
- the nagZ gene encoding beta-N-acetylhexosaminidase: protein MQAAIYGLSGLTLTADEQAFFRDVDPAGYILFARNCGDPEQLKALTASLRDLHGRADLPILIDQEGGRVMRMKPPAWPSLPAGGAFEKLYQAAPSSAIEAARMNARAIGLMLSAHGINVNCVPNLDVRQPDADKVVGDRAYGTEPMQVAAIGRAVLDGMASAGVVGVVKHMPGHGRATVDSHKELPRVTASAEELDSDLEPFEALREAPMGMVAHILFEAWDRELPSSQSPFIIEEIIRKRIGFSGLLMTDDIGMEALNGSAGERSAAALAAGCDLTLHCSGDFAEMLDVAAHVGAMDGEAEGRLARAMAGAMLGASDGPDFAGAVAVRDELLALA, encoded by the coding sequence ATGCAGGCAGCAATCTACGGCCTGTCCGGCCTTACCCTCACCGCCGACGAGCAGGCCTTTTTCCGCGACGTCGATCCGGCCGGCTACATCCTGTTCGCGCGCAACTGCGGCGACCCCGAGCAATTGAAGGCGCTGACCGCTTCCTTGCGGGACCTCCACGGCCGGGCCGACCTGCCGATCCTGATCGACCAGGAAGGCGGGCGGGTGATGCGGATGAAGCCCCCTGCCTGGCCTTCGCTACCGGCGGGCGGCGCGTTCGAGAAGCTTTACCAGGCCGCGCCCTCGTCGGCGATCGAGGCGGCGCGGATGAATGCCCGGGCAATCGGCCTGATGCTCTCGGCGCATGGAATCAACGTCAACTGCGTCCCCAACCTCGACGTCCGCCAGCCCGACGCGGACAAGGTGGTCGGTGACCGCGCCTACGGCACCGAGCCGATGCAGGTGGCGGCGATCGGCCGCGCGGTCCTCGACGGCATGGCGTCAGCGGGCGTGGTCGGCGTGGTCAAACACATGCCGGGCCATGGCCGCGCCACGGTCGACAGTCACAAGGAATTGCCCCGCGTCACGGCCTCCGCCGAAGAACTCGACAGCGACCTCGAACCCTTCGAGGCCTTGCGCGAGGCGCCGATGGGCATGGTCGCGCACATCCTGTTCGAAGCCTGGGACCGCGAATTGCCGTCCAGCCAGTCGCCTTTCATCATCGAGGAAATCATCCGCAAGCGGATCGGCTTCTCGGGCCTGCTGATGACCGACGACATCGGGATGGAGGCCTTGAACGGCTCGGCCGGCGAGCGGTCGGCCGCGGCGCTTGCGGCCGGCTGCGACCTGACGCTTCATTGCAGTGGCGACTTCGCGGAAATGCTGGATGTCGCCGCGCACGTCGGGGCAATGGACGGCGAGGCCGAGGGGCGGCTTGCCCGGGCGATGGCCGGGGCCATGCTGGGCGCTTCCGACGGACCCGATTTCGCCGGGGCCGTGGCGGTTCGTGACGAGCTTCTGGCGCTCGCCTGA
- a CDS encoding bifunctional [glutamine synthetase] adenylyltransferase/[glutamine synthetase]-adenylyl-L-tyrosine phosphorylase, with product MTEASATLRRDALERARRWSPFLRGLAERHPDLVEAFERQGSEAALAMADPAELPVAVGLRRARQRLALATALGDLSGELPLEAVTAALSDFADAAIHAALAQAIEERTPGQPVAGLTVLALGKLGSRELNYSSDVDLILLFDPDTLPRRARDEPGAAAVRLGRRLVELLQERTAEGYVARVDLRLRPSPEVTPIVLPVGAAISYYESSALQWERAAFIRARACAGDIPLGQRFLEEIRPFVWRRALDFGAIDDIRDISLRIRDHYAQGQLFGPGYDLKRGRGGIREAEFFTQVQQLVHGGREPALRAPATLDALAVLSAEGRLDEAQAAGIGAAYRALRTAEHRVQMIDDRQEHRLPAGEALEAVARLGGHDGAAALLDTLRPHVEAVGHSFDSLVRTRDRRLSNDPDLLLQELGGMGWPQPAEAARRVADWRTGKARALRSPAARSAFEGMLPTLLPRIASAADPQRALNRLSDVIDRMSSGLNFFRLLEARPQLADLLALILAQAPALADQLARRPTLLDGLIDESSLAELPEADTLAERFLLAVRNDPLDAALDRVRRLVGERRFALGVQLIAATRDPIAIAEGYSALAEAAVRVIAAKVGDAFAEAHGRIAGGDLAVVALGRFGGRALTHASDLDLIFLFDAPDGARSDGPRPLGPTDYFNRLASRIVAGLSVQTAAGPLYDVDTRLRPQGEQGMLAVSCQAFAAYQRNEAWTWEHLALCRARPLAGSSGFQAEVAALIQSILKEPRDPAKVRQDAAAMRLDISRHKPPSGPLDVKLGPGGLVDLEFAVHVLQLTSGIGLNPRLERALAELTEAGLIDEEADPDLRLLTRFLVVLRLVGPDSAAEVPTPTRALVASLCGQSDWNALLAALDAARTRIAARWQQVREGKT from the coding sequence ATGACTGAGGCTTCGGCGACACTTCGGCGGGACGCATTGGAACGGGCGCGGCGCTGGTCGCCGTTCCTCCGCGGTCTCGCCGAACGGCACCCGGATCTTGTCGAGGCGTTCGAGCGACAGGGTAGCGAAGCCGCCCTTGCGATGGCCGACCCGGCCGAGCTTCCGGTCGCGGTCGGGTTGCGGCGGGCCCGCCAGCGGCTTGCCCTCGCGACGGCGCTCGGCGACCTGTCGGGGGAGTTGCCGCTCGAAGCGGTGACCGCGGCGCTATCCGACTTCGCCGACGCCGCCATCCATGCCGCCCTCGCCCAGGCCATCGAGGAGCGCACGCCCGGACAACCGGTCGCCGGCCTGACCGTACTTGCCTTGGGTAAGCTTGGCAGCCGCGAACTCAACTATAGTTCGGACGTCGACCTGATCCTGCTATTCGACCCCGATACCCTGCCGCGCCGCGCCCGCGACGAGCCGGGCGCGGCCGCGGTGCGCCTCGGCCGGCGACTGGTCGAATTGCTGCAGGAGCGCACCGCCGAGGGCTATGTCGCGCGCGTCGACCTTCGCCTGCGTCCCTCGCCCGAGGTGACGCCCATCGTCCTCCCGGTCGGCGCAGCCATTTCCTATTACGAAAGCTCGGCGCTGCAATGGGAACGGGCCGCCTTCATCCGCGCCCGGGCCTGCGCGGGCGACATTCCGCTGGGGCAGCGCTTCCTCGAGGAAATCCGCCCGTTCGTGTGGCGCCGCGCGCTCGACTTCGGGGCGATCGACGACATTCGCGACATCTCGCTGCGGATCCGCGATCATTATGCGCAGGGTCAGCTATTCGGCCCCGGCTATGACCTCAAGCGTGGACGCGGCGGGATCCGCGAGGCCGAGTTCTTCACCCAAGTCCAGCAACTGGTCCACGGTGGCCGCGAACCGGCGCTGCGGGCGCCCGCCACACTCGATGCTCTGGCCGTGCTTTCGGCGGAAGGGCGGCTCGACGAGGCGCAGGCCGCGGGAATCGGGGCGGCCTATCGCGCGCTGCGCACCGCCGAGCACCGGGTCCAGATGATCGACGACCGGCAGGAACATCGCCTTCCGGCCGGTGAAGCGCTGGAGGCGGTGGCGCGGCTTGGAGGTCACGACGGCGCGGCCGCCTTGCTCGACACGCTGCGTCCGCATGTGGAGGCTGTCGGACACAGTTTCGACAGCCTGGTCCGGACCCGCGACCGCCGCTTGTCCAATGATCCCGACCTTCTTCTCCAGGAACTCGGCGGGATGGGCTGGCCCCAGCCGGCCGAAGCTGCCCGGCGGGTCGCGGACTGGCGCACCGGCAAGGCGCGGGCGCTGCGCTCGCCGGCGGCGCGATCGGCCTTCGAGGGCATGTTGCCGACCCTGCTGCCCCGGATCGCCTCCGCGGCCGATCCGCAGCGCGCGCTGAACCGCCTGAGCGACGTCATCGATCGCATGTCGAGCGGCCTCAACTTCTTCCGCCTGCTCGAGGCCCGGCCGCAGCTTGCCGACCTGCTCGCGCTGATCCTCGCCCAGGCTCCGGCGCTGGCCGACCAGTTGGCCCGGCGGCCGACCCTGCTCGACGGGCTGATCGACGAAAGCAGCCTCGCCGAACTGCCCGAAGCCGACACGCTTGCCGAGCGCTTCCTCCTCGCCGTTCGCAACGATCCGCTCGATGCCGCGCTGGACCGCGTCCGGCGGCTGGTTGGCGAACGACGTTTCGCCCTCGGGGTGCAGCTGATCGCCGCGACCCGCGATCCGATCGCCATCGCCGAAGGCTATAGCGCCCTTGCGGAGGCCGCCGTGCGGGTGATCGCCGCCAAGGTCGGGGATGCCTTTGCCGAAGCGCATGGCCGGATCGCCGGCGGCGATCTTGCGGTGGTGGCACTGGGCCGGTTTGGGGGCAGGGCACTGACCCATGCCAGCGACCTCGACCTCATCTTCCTGTTCGACGCGCCGGACGGTGCGCGCTCGGACGGTCCGCGACCGCTCGGGCCGACCGACTATTTCAACCGGCTTGCGAGCCGTATCGTCGCCGGCCTGTCGGTGCAGACCGCCGCCGGCCCACTCTACGATGTCGACACCAGGCTCCGTCCGCAGGGCGAGCAAGGGATGCTGGCGGTCAGTTGCCAGGCGTTCGCCGCCTACCAGCGCAACGAAGCCTGGACGTGGGAGCATCTCGCGCTGTGCCGCGCCCGTCCGCTTGCGGGAAGCTCCGGCTTCCAGGCCGAGGTCGCCGCGCTGATCCAGTCGATCCTGAAGGAGCCTCGCGACCCCGCAAAGGTCCGGCAGGACGCCGCTGCGATGCGGCTCGACATCAGCCGCCACAAGCCCCCGTCCGGACCTCTCGACGTCAAGCTCGGGCCCGGTGGGCTGGTCGACCTGGAATTCGCCGTTCACGTCCTGCAGCTGACCAGCGGTATCGGTCTCAATCCGCGCCTCGAACGCGCGCTTGCCGAACTGACGGAGGCGGGGTTGATCGACGAGGAGGCCGACCCCGACCTGCGCCTTCTCACCCGCTTCCTGGTCGTGCTTCGGCTGGTTGGCCCGGATTCCGCGGCGGAGGTGCCGACGCCCACCCGCGCCCTCGTCGCAAGCCTGTGTGGACAGAGCGACTGGAATGCGCTGTTGGCGGCGCTCGACGCGGCGCGGACGCGGATCGCCGCGCGCTGGCAGCAGGTAAGGGAAGGCAAGACATGA
- a CDS encoding SPOR domain-containing protein, protein MTGEPLPWLEPVEDEDEPPALSARKMGAAILVVLLAAALVAGTLYWIGRSNADEGTGAPELIRAEPGPAKIKPDDPGGIDVAGDSETAFATGAGEKVDGQLDLDAVPEEAIARPQKAEPAPAAEEAQPATPAPPPPAGAANQVQLGFYGSAAEAEAAWKTLSGRFPVIAGAGKIVIPYQSGQRLRAGFASPAEARSACQLLKAAGDACFVVR, encoded by the coding sequence ATGACTGGCGAGCCGCTGCCGTGGCTTGAACCGGTCGAGGACGAGGACGAGCCGCCTGCGCTTTCCGCGCGCAAGATGGGCGCTGCGATCCTGGTCGTGCTGCTGGCCGCGGCGCTGGTTGCCGGAACCCTCTACTGGATCGGCCGCAGCAATGCCGACGAAGGCACCGGCGCGCCCGAGCTGATCAGGGCCGAGCCGGGCCCGGCCAAGATCAAGCCCGACGATCCCGGCGGGATCGACGTCGCCGGCGACAGCGAGACCGCATTTGCGACCGGCGCGGGCGAGAAGGTCGACGGCCAGCTCGACCTCGACGCCGTTCCGGAGGAAGCGATCGCCCGTCCGCAGAAGGCCGAGCCTGCGCCGGCCGCCGAGGAGGCCCAGCCGGCCACGCCTGCGCCGCCGCCGCCGGCCGGTGCCGCCAACCAGGTCCAGCTCGGCTTCTACGGCTCCGCAGCCGAGGCCGAAGCGGCATGGAAGACGCTGTCCGGCCGCTTCCCGGTGATCGCCGGTGCCGGCAAGATCGTCATTCCCTATCAGTCGGGACAGCGGCTCCGGGCCGGTTTCGCCAGCCCCGCCGAAGCGCGGTCGGCGTGCCAGCTGCTCAAGGCGGCGGGCGATGCCTGCTTCGTGGTGCGCTGA
- a CDS encoding response regulator, whose translation MSLGQELAPHLPFLRRYARALTGSQTHGDAFVRATLEAIVAAPESFPREVEPRLGLYKTFHAIWSTANIEEGSDGDNGLGNPEAIAQARLSRITPLSRQALLLTALEGFSAADAGYLIGAEPNEIDNLVQEALGEIERQTLADVLIIEDEPIIAMDIETIVRDLGHSVTGVAVTRDEAVAQARAHPPGLVLADIQLADDSSGIDAVRDILAEFAVPVIFITAFPERLLTGTRPEPTFLITKPFQRATVKAAIAQALFFDAATVPAG comes from the coding sequence ATGTCGCTAGGCCAGGAACTCGCGCCGCATCTGCCATTTTTGCGGCGCTACGCCCGCGCCCTGACGGGCAGCCAGACCCATGGCGACGCCTTTGTCCGTGCCACCCTTGAAGCCATTGTCGCTGCTCCCGAAAGCTTCCCGCGGGAGGTCGAGCCGCGCCTCGGGCTGTACAAGACCTTCCACGCCATCTGGTCGACCGCCAACATCGAGGAAGGGTCCGACGGCGATAATGGCCTCGGCAATCCCGAGGCGATCGCGCAGGCCCGTCTCAGCCGGATCACGCCGCTGTCGCGCCAGGCGCTGCTGCTGACCGCGCTCGAGGGCTTTTCCGCCGCCGACGCCGGCTACCTGATCGGGGCCGAGCCCAACGAGATCGACAATCTCGTCCAGGAAGCGCTCGGCGAGATCGAGCGCCAGACGCTTGCCGACGTCCTGATCATCGAGGACGAGCCGATCATCGCGATGGACATTGAAACCATCGTCCGTGACCTTGGACACAGCGTCACCGGCGTTGCGGTGACCCGCGACGAAGCGGTGGCGCAGGCTCGTGCCCACCCGCCGGGCCTGGTCCTTGCCGACATTCAATTGGCCGACGATTCCAGCGGCATCGACGCGGTTCGCGATATCCTTGCCGAGTTTGCGGTTCCGGTCATCTTCATCACTGCCTTCCCGGAACGCCTCCTCACCGGCACCCGGCCCGAGCCGACGTTCCTGATTACCAAGCCCTTCCAGCGGGCGACGGTGAAGGCGGCGATTGCCCAGGCGCTGTTCTTCGATGCGGCGACCGTACCGGCAGGCTGA
- a CDS encoding twin-arginine translocase TatA/TatE family subunit → MGGFSLIHWLILGVVILLLFGGNRFSSMMGDVAKGLKSFKHGMADDEDEQRRKAEEQRRLGSVERPIDVTPNPRVADPVAPPPPPPSDTIPR, encoded by the coding sequence ATGGGCGGTTTCAGCCTCATTCACTGGCTCATCCTCGGCGTGGTCATCCTGCTCCTGTTCGGCGGCAACCGTTTCTCGTCGATGATGGGCGATGTCGCCAAGGGCCTGAAGAGCTTCAAGCACGGCATGGCCGATGATGAAGACGAACAGCGTCGCAAGGCCGAGGAGCAGCGCCGCCTGGGTTCGGTCGAGCGCCCCATCGACGTGACGCCCAACCCGCGCGTGGCCGATCCTGTCGCGCCGCCGCCGCCACCGCCCTCCGACACCATTCCGCGCTGA
- a CDS encoding NepR family anti-sigma factor: protein MREATLRREGIEGLSANSNESHPQDDKTKSTKGAKRRNPAADDVGKALRSAYDEALREDVPDDFLNLLGKLS, encoded by the coding sequence TTGCGCGAAGCTACGCTGCGGCGGGAGGGGATCGAAGGATTGAGTGCGAATAGCAACGAGTCCCATCCACAGGACGACAAGACGAAGAGCACAAAGGGCGCGAAGCGTCGCAACCCCGCTGCCGACGATGTCGGCAAGGCGCTGCGCAGTGCGTATGATGAAGCTCTGCGCGAAGACGTTCCCGATGATTTCCTCAACCTTCTTGGCAAGCTGAGCTGA
- a CDS encoding sigma-70 family RNA polymerase sigma factor: MAGAIRAESNSEGGRAYVNDDLDNQPAEAARAEPVPLSDPEFKTQLAQVIPHLRAFGRSLSGSRDLADDLVQETLLKAWAARKRFQAGTNMRAWTFIILRNLFLSQMRRARFKGEWDEITASKLLAAPASQDRHVELGDMQRALQHLPQPQPQREALILVGAGGFAYEEAAEICGCAVGTIKSRVARGRVALEQLLSGGKLPSRRQHKTDPNNSVLSQIMGEVDELAGPRH; this comes from the coding sequence ATGGCGGGCGCGATACGCGCCGAGAGCAACAGTGAAGGCGGGCGGGCTTACGTGAACGACGATCTGGATAATCAACCGGCGGAAGCGGCCCGGGCCGAGCCCGTTCCGCTGTCAGATCCGGAATTCAAGACGCAGCTGGCCCAGGTCATTCCGCATCTTCGCGCGTTCGGACGGTCGCTGTCCGGAAGCCGCGATTTGGCCGACGATCTGGTCCAGGAAACCCTGCTCAAGGCATGGGCCGCCCGCAAGCGGTTCCAGGCCGGCACCAACATGCGGGCGTGGACCTTCATCATCCTTCGTAACCTGTTCCTCAGCCAGATGCGGCGTGCCCGCTTTAAGGGCGAGTGGGACGAGATCACCGCCTCCAAGCTGCTTGCCGCACCCGCCAGCCAGGATCGCCATGTCGAGCTTGGTGATATGCAGCGCGCCCTGCAGCACCTGCCGCAACCGCAACCGCAGCGCGAAGCGCTGATCCTGGTCGGCGCGGGCGGATTCGCCTATGAGGAAGCGGCCGAGATCTGCGGCTGCGCCGTGGGCACGATCAAGAGCCGCGTCGCCCGTGGCCGCGTCGCGCTCGAGCAGTTGCTGTCGGGCGGCAAGCTGCCCAGCCGCCGTCAGCACAAGACCGACCCCAACAACAGCGTGCTGTCGCAGATCATGGGCGAAGTGGATGAGCTGGCCGGGCCACGCCACTGA